The following is a genomic window from Mus caroli chromosome 17, CAROLI_EIJ_v1.1, whole genome shotgun sequence.
NNNNNNNNNNNNNNNNNNNNNNNNNNNNNNNNNNNNNNNNNNNNNNNNNNNNNNNNNNNNNNNNNNNNNNNNNNNNNNNNNNNNNNNNNNNNNNNNNNNNNNNNNNNNNNNNNNNNNNNNNNNNNNNNNNNNNNNNNNNNNNNNNNNNNNNNNNNNNNNNNNNNNNNNNNNNNNNNNNNNNNNNNNNNNNNNNNNNNNNNNNNNNNNNNNNNNNNNNNNNNNNNNNNNNNNNNNNNNNNNNNNNNNNNNNNNNNNNNNNNNNNNNNNNNNNNNNNNNNNNNNNNNNNNNNNNNNNNNNNNNNNNNNNNNNNNNNNNNNNNNNNNNNNNNNNNNNNNNNNNNNNNNNNNNNNNNNNNNNNNNNNNNNNNNNNNNNNNNNNNNNNNNNNNNNNNNNNNNNNNNNNNNNNNNNNNNNNNNNNNNNNNNNNNNNNNNNNNNNNNNNNNNNNNNNNNNNNNNNNNNNNNNNNNNNNNNNNNNNNNNNNNNNNNNNNNNNNNNNNNNNNNNNNNNNNNNNNNNNNNNNNNNNNNNNNNNNNNNNNNNNNNNNNNNNNNNNNNNNNNNNNNNNNNNNNNNNNNNNNNNNNNNNNNNNNNNNNNNNNNNNNNNNNNNNNNNNNNNNNNNNNNNNNNNNNNNNNNNNNNNNNNNNNNNNNNNNNNNNNNNNNNNNNNNNNNNNNNNNNNNNNNNNNNNNNNNNNNNNNNNNNNNNNNNNNNNNNNNNNNNNNNNNNNNNNNNNNNNNNNNNNNNNNNNNNNNNNNNNNNNNNNNNNNNNNNNNNNNNNNNNNNNNNNNNNNNNNNNNNNNNNNNNNNNNNNNNNNNNNNNNNNNNNNNNNNNNNNNNNNNNNNNNNNNNNNNNNNNNNNNNNNNNNNNNNNNNNNNNNNNNNNNNNNNNNNNNNNNNNNNNNNNNNNNNNNNNNNNNNNNNNNNNNNNNNNNNNNNNNNNNNNNNNNNNNNNNNNNNNNNNNNNNNNNNNNNNNNNNNNNNNNNNNNNNNNNNNNNNNNNNNNNNNNNNNNNNNNNNNNNNNNNNNNNNNNNNNNNNNNNNNNNNNNNNNNNNNNNNNNNNNNNNNNNNNNNNNNNNNNNNNNNNNNNNNNNNNNNNNNNNNNNNNNNNNNNNNNNNNNNNNNNNNNNNNNNNNNNNNNNNNNNNNNNNNNNNNNNNNNNNNNNNNNNNNNNNNNNNNNNNNNNNNNNNNNNNNNNNNNNNNNNNNNNNNNNNNNNNNNNNNNNNNNNNNNNNNNNNNNNNNNNNNNNNNNNNNNNNNNNNNNNNNNNNNNNNNNNNNNNNNNNNNNNNNNNNNNNNNNNNNNNNNNNNNNNNNNNNNNNNNNNNNNNNNNNNNNNNNNNNNNNNNNNNNNNNNNNNNNNNNNNNNNNNNNNNNNNNNNNNNNNNNNNNNNNNNNNNNNNNNNNNNNNNNNNNNNNNNNNNNNNNNNNNNNNNNNNNNNNNNNNNNNNNNNNNNNNNNNNNNNNNNNNNNNNNNNNNNNNNNNNNNNNNNNNNNNNNNNNNNNNNNNNNNNNNNNNNNNNNNNNNNNNNNNNNNNNNNNNNNNNNNNNNNNNNNNNNNNNNNNNNNNNNNNNNNNNNNNNNNNNNNNNNNNNNNNNNNNNNNNNNNNNNNNNNNNNNNNNNNNNNNNNNNNNNNNNNNNNNNNNNNNNNNNNNNNNNNNNNNNNNNNNNNNNNNNNNNNNNNNNNNNNNNNNNNNNNNNNNNNNNNNNNNNNNNNNNNNNNNNNNNNNNNNNNNNNNNNNNNNNNNNNNNNNNNNNNNNNNNNNNNNNNNNNNNNNNNNNNNNNNNNNNNNNNNNNNNNNNNNNNNNNNNNNNNNNNNNNNNNNNNNNNNNNNNNNNNNNNNNNNNNNNNNNNNNNNNNNNNNNNNNNNNNNNNNNNNNNNNNNNNNNNNNNNNNNNNNNNNNNNNNNNNNNNNNNNNNNNNNNNNNNNNNNNNNNNNNNNNNNNNNNNNNNNNNNNNNNNNNNNNNNNNNNNNNNNNNNNNNNNNNNNNNNNNNNNNNNNNNNNNNNNNNNNNNNNNNNNNNNNNNNNNNNNNNNNNNNNNNNNNNNNNNNNNNNNNNNNNNNNNNNNNNNNNNNNNNNNNNNNNNNNNNNNNNNNNNNNNNNNNNNNNNNNNNNNNNNNNNNNNNNNNNNNNNNNNNNNNNNNNNNNNNNNNNNNNNNNNNNNNNNNNNNNNNNNNNNNNNNNNNNNNNNNNNNNNNNNNNNNNNNNNNNNNNNNNNNNNNNNNNNNNNNNNNNNNNNNNNNNNNNNNNNNNNNNNNNNNNNNNNNNNNNNNNNNNNNNNNNNNNNNNNNNNNNNNNNNNNNNNNNNNNNNNNNNNNNNNNNNNNNNNNNNNNNNNNNNNNNNNNNNNNNNNNNNNNNNNNNNNNNNNNNNNNNNNNNNNNNNNNNNNNNNNNNNNNNNNNNNNNNNNNNNNNNNNNNNNNNNNNNNNNNNNNNNNNNNNNNNNNNNNNNNNNNNNNNNNNNNNNNNNNNNNNNNNNNNNNNNNNNNNNNNNNNNNNNNNNNNNNNNNNNNNNNNNNNNNNNNNNNNNNNNNNNNNNNNNNNNNNNNNNNNNNNNNNNNNNNNNNNNNNNNNNNNNNNNNNNNNNNNNNNNNNNNNNNNNNNNNNNNNNNNNNNNNNNNNNNNNNNNNNNNNNNNNNNNNNNNNNNNNNNNNNNNNNNNNNNNNNNNNNNNNNNNNNNNNNNNNNNNNNNNNNNNNNNNNNNNNNNNNNNNNNNNNNNNNNNNNNNNNNNNNNNNNNNNNNNNNNNNNNNNNNNNNNNNNNNNNNNNNNNNNNNNNNNNNNNNNNNNNNNNNNNNNNNNNNNNNNNNNNNNNNNNNNNNNNNNNNNNNNNNNNNNNNNNNNNNNNNNNNNNNNNNNNNNNNNNNNNNNNNNNNNNNNNNNNNNNNNNNNNNNNNNNNNNNNNNNNNNNNNNNNNNNNNNNNNNNNNNNNNNNNNNNNNNNNNNNNNNNNNNNNNNNNNNNNNNNNNNNNNNNNNNNNNNNNNNNNNNNNNNNNNNNNNNNNNNNNNNNNNNNNNNNNNNNNNNNNNNNNNNNNNNNNNNNNNNNNNNNNNNNNNNNNNNNNNNNNNNNNNNNNNNNNNNNNNNNNNNNNNNNNNNNNNNNNNNNNNNNNNNNNNNNNNNNNNNNNNNNNNNNNNNNNNNNNNNNNNNNNNNNNNNNNNNNNNNNNNNNNNNNNNNNNNNNNNNNNNNNNNNNNNNNNNNNNNNNNNNNNNNNNNNNNNNNNNNNNNNNNNNNNNNNNNNNNNNNNNNNNNNNNNNNNNNNNNNNNNNNNNNNNNNNNNNNNNNNNNNNNNNNNNNNNNNNNNNNNNNNNNNNNNNNNNNNNNNNNNNNNNNNNNNNNNNNNNNNNNNNNNNNNNNNNNNNNNNNNNNNNNNNNNNNNNNNNNNNNNNNNNNNNNNNNNNNNNNNNNNNNNNNNNNNNNNNNNNNNNNNNNNNNNNNNNNNNNNNNNNNNNNNNNNNNNNNNNNNNNNNNNNNNNNNNNNNNNNNNNNNNNNNNNNNNNNNNNNNNNNNNNNNNNNNNNNNNNNNNNNNNNNNNNNNNNNNNNNNNNNNNNNNNNNNNNNNNNNNNNNNNNNNNNNNNNNNNNNNNNNNNNNNNNNNNNNNNNNNNNNNNNNNNNNNNNNNNNNNNNNNNNNNNNNNNNNNNNNNNNNNNNNNNNNNNNNNNNNNNNNNNNNNNNNNNNNNNNNNNNNNNNNNNNNNNNNNNNNNNNNNNNNNNNNNNNNNNNNNNNNNNNNNNNNNNNNNNNNNNNNNNNNNNNNNNNNNNNNNNNNNNNNNNNNNNNNNNNNNNNNNNNNNNNNNNNNNNNNNNNNNNNNNNNNNNNNNNNNNNNNNNNNNNNNNNNNNNNNNNNNNNNNNNNNNNNNNNNNNNNNNNNNNNNNNNNNNNNNNNNNNNNNNNNNNNNNNNNNNNNNNNNNNNNNNNNNNNNNNNNNNNNNNNNNNNNNNNNNNNNNNNNNNNNNNNNNNNNNNNNNNNNNNNNNNNNNNNNNNNNNNNNNNNNNNNNNNNNNNNNNNNNNNNNNNNNNNNNNNNNNNNNNNNNNNNNNNNNNNNNNNNNNNNNNNNNNNNNNNNNNNNNNNNNNNNNNNNNNNNNNNNNNNNNNNNNNNNNNNNNNNNNNNNNNNNNNNNNNNNNNNNNNNNNNNNNNNNNNNNNNNNNNNNNNNNNNNNNNNNNNNNNNNNNNNNNNNNNNNNNNNNNNNNNNNNNNNNNNNNNNNNNNNNNNNNNNNNNNNNNNNNNNNNNNNNNNNNNNNNNNNNNNNNNNNNNNNNNNNNNNNNNNNNNNNNNNNNNNNNNNNNNNNNNNNNNNNNNNNNNNNNNNNNNNNNNNNNNNNNNNNNNNNNNNNNNNNNNNNNNNNNNNNNNNNNNNNNNNNNNNNNNNNNNNNNNNNNNNNNNNNNNNNNNNNNNNNNNNNNNNNNNNNNNNNNNNNNNNNNNNNNNNNNNNNNNNNNNNNNNNNNNNNNNNNNNNNNNNNNNNNNNNNNNNNNNNNNNNNNNNNNNNNNNNNNNNNNNNNNNNNNNNNNNNNNNNNNNNNNNNNNNNNNNNNNNNNNNNNNNNNNNNNNNNNNNNNNNNNNNNNNNNNNNNNNNNNNNNNNNNNNNNNNNNNNNNNNNNNNNNNNNNNNNNNNNNNNNNNNNNNNNNNNNNNNNNNNNNNNNNNNNNNNNNNNNNNNNNNNNNNNNNNNNNNNNNNNNNNNNNNNNNNNNNNNNNNNNNNNNNNNNNNNNNNNNNNNNNNNNNNNNNNNNNNNNNNNNNNNNNNNNNNNNNNNNNNNNNNNNNNNNNNNNNNNNNNNNNNNNNNNNNNNNNNNNNNNNNNNNNNNNNNNNNgaccctgcgccctagctaccccggtgcttttctgaccggaagagcaagAACTGTTTTTATAAACAGTTTTGACATAAAATTTGAGTATACCAAAACACccacatttcttttgcttttattgacTGTAGTTATTAGTTCAGTTTTATGTTGCAGAAAGATTCTTCCCCTGTACCTTATCCTCCATggctttcttccccctcctccagtGTTGGTTACAGTTGGTCAGTGAGTGTTCATCAGTATTATTTAAAGCCGAACTTTACATTAAGAGTTAGActggaagctgggcgtggtggcgcatggctttattcccagcacttgggaggcagtggcaggtggatttctgagttcaagggcagcctggtctatagagagagctccaggacagccatggctacacagagaaaccctgtctcaaaaaaaaaaaaaaaaaaaagagttagagtCCAGGTCACATTCACTGGGCTTGGACAAGTATCTACCGTTATTATTCATGATAAGACTGTAATATACTTAGTTTGATTGCTTTATCAATATCTGTGCTTCACCTGGACTACTCAATCCCCTCTGAATTCTTAGCAGTCAGTGCTTGTAATTTCTACACACCTTTGCCTTGCCAGAGTCGTGTAACTTTAGTCACATGGTTGAGCACATTTTCATGTGTGCTGCCTAGATTTTGTCAACAGGATACAAGGTGCATTCATCTTGGAAGAGGGAACATCCATTAAGAAAAGGCCTCCATTATAGTGGCATGTGGGTAGGCCTGGGAGGCATGTTTAATTAAGTTTTAAATTCCAAATGGTAAATGCCAAGAAATTTGACTGCAGATTGTATAGTATCTACATTAATTTTCTTTGAAGTGCATAGTAAAATTATTGTAAATGTTTATTGGTAATTGTTTTTCTGTATCACAGTCTGTTGTTGGGTGCATTAGTACTTTGTATATTGATCTTCCATACATGTGTAGGTTATCTGTCATTTAAAACTTGCTTGCTTCTGGGAAGAACATTCAAAACGTGGATTCAAGAACACTGTATGTTAACTGTAAGTGCCCACTGTGCATTAGCCCAAGCCATCTTGTCTGGCCATGGTTTGTGCTCCTTAACCAATATTTCCTTAGTTCCCTCTGTGTCTTCCCCTCTGGACAATACTAGCCACTGTTCTTTCTGCTCATTgtgctgttgttgtttctttgttttattttcctgagcTCAGTCTGTCTATATTCTATTCTATGTAGGTGAAAGCATGTAATGGTTTGTCTTTTTCCTGCCTGGTTTATTCCACTCAATATCTTCAGTTTCACTTTTGTTGCTACAAATGACAGGATTTGGTCATCTTTTGTGCCTTAATGGTTTTAGTAATGCTTTATTTTCATTCTCAGTTCCCCAGCTGCACTTGCTGACTATGTCTCCATGTATGTATTTGCTATTgcgtattttttttttcttttgagagaaagTCTCTCTGTGCAGCCTGTTGTAGGCCAGAACTTCGCAGACTAGGCTGGTTTCAAatccacagagctctgcctgcctctgccaggaCTAATGACTctaagggctaggattaaaggtgtgctccaccacaccagACTATCAGAATCCCTTCCAAGGAGGCTCCAGGCCTCTGGTTATGAGCTATTTCTCACGGAGTTATAAGGACTGCTTAGGTCTTTTAATGTCAGTCCTTTAATCTAATGGTCAGACGGTCAGTGGGTATCTCCTGTTTAAATCTTAACCTGTTCGAAACATTTCAGATCTGCTTTTAGTCCTTCTTGAAGATCTACTCCCAAGTCAGTCCAGTGGTCCAAATGAAAGATGAGAAGTCCTTACATAGTTTTCTCCTCACATATTTCAGCAAAAGATTGTTTATAGAAGTTAAATATATAAGCACTCATGAAAATGAATGGCTGGACTTAAAGGCGCTCACTGTTTTGCTTTGAGAAACTTTGCATTCAACTCATTTGATAACTTTGGTAAAAATTAGAATTCCGAAGTTTGACTATTTTTTCAAGAAGCCTGCAAGATTCCTTTTATTCCATcgatttttttcattctcttgtCTCATTTTGAGGAAATACCTCATACTATAGCGTTTACAGTTTCAGTGTGTATTAAAATTCTAACTCACCATTGAAGAACTCTGTTTGTTCCATGAAAGAGGTTaagttctttaaaacaaaaatggttCTTGGATGAAAACTTCTAGAACTTTCCCAGTGTCTCATTCAGGACAGTAGTGAGGAAGTGAGGCCAGAGGGCCACATGATGTGGGGAATTCTTGGCCTAGTGCTCAGGGGAGGTCTGTTACAAAGTTTAAATTTTTactgtgagatttttttctgtggtaattttttcagaaaatatttccaatcCCCTACATGCCAAACATGGCCATTTGTGTTTCCTGTAGTGTGAGATATGAAGAAGCAAGGGCTTACTACTTAATGGTTTTCTAATCGAAATGTTAGTGTGGTACTCATCTATAGGAAGGGGTCTCAAAAAGTATAGTTTCtggtttattttgtaaataaattggGGAAGAGAATTGTTTTTGTCGGTGCTGATGAGCTCTGCTTTGATCTCAGCTTCACCAGGGATCATGTCTTTGGGTGGTCTTTTGCTTGGGGCATGATACCAAATATTACTTTGCCTCTTCTGACAAATAGccactcctcctctccctcttattCCACCCACCACCCCAGTACCTACAGCTCTGCTCCTATTTGCTCTGCCTACCACCCCTGTTTCCTTTGTTAAATTGGCCAAATGAATATGATTAGCTCATGGGTCTTTTTGAGGCTTGCCTTGTGAGAATTTGATTAGTTGAAATGAACTATGTTCATATTAAAATCagatcatttacattttaaagactaTTTCATAGCAATTGTTTCTAACTTAAGCTTCTGAGTATTTCATGCCAGTATGTCGTTTATGAAAATTACtggtcttttctttgttcttaaagtgttttgtgcatttggaatttttagttttaattgtatcccctttcctgaatCCCCTTACACACTTACTCTTTTCTccttgaatgttttgtttttgttgttctatgAATGTGCAATACAGAATTCCCAAGTTTAGACTTTTAAGGatgttttgtgctttgtttttttttaaaaaaaaaaactcaaaagaaaagcagaatatGGAGAATAATGTtcatttcaaacttttaaaaaagagattttatGTGTATAACCAGTGCTTTGCCTGTATGCATACCTTTGTGCTAGCATATTTGatgcctgtggagtccagaagaggagaTCAGTTCCCCTAGAACtagtgttacagatggttgtgagctactgcaTGGGTGCTGgtcatgctgggaactgaacccgggtcctctgcaagagcagcatgtgcttaaccactgagctatctctgtcCCTTCTAGCTCTTTCAGAAGCAAGGTAGGGTGTCAGAATTGCTGAACAATCTTGCCAAATGACACAGTGCTTCTaagaagtttttatttaattcctagtaatttttttttccacaaaaggCACTGAAATTTTACTGATCTTTGATTTTTCGTACATGACTTCTCAAAAATGGTGGCAGGGCCAAGCATTTCTTTTGATTGGGCTTTACAGCTGTTTTCCATTCATCTCCTGCCTGAGACTTCTCCAAAAGACTCTCCAACTTAATGAGACTTTTAGTGCGTAGCTGCAGAAGCGGGTGTGCATTGGCCCTTTCACAgtccttcatctcttccttcaCTCGATGGAGCTTCTCAAGTGAAGGGAACTGGCTCTGGTCTTTCTGCATGAGTTGTTCTTTGAGTCTTTGCTCTGTGAGTTCCCTCCCTCGAAGCATGCGTTCTTGGTGGTCTTTGATTTGCACCCGTTCCCTCTTTTTTACCTGCTGTCTTGTCCGTGCTGTGGGGGCATCATGCACAATTCTTGGCAGCCCTTCACTGGGGAAGCATCTACACAGTCTGTTTGCACACTCTCTGGCCCGGCCTGTGGGCTGTGCTTGCCGTTTagtctccttcccctctttctccagtACTGAACAGGAATATTTGCCTCCCTTCATgcgctgtgttgcttctgccctTGTGTCACTGCCTGAG
Proteins encoded in this region:
- the LOC110312497 gene encoding putative uncharacterized protein ZNRD1-AS1; its protein translation is MKGGKYSCSVLEKEGKETKRQAQPTGRARECANRLCRCFPSEGLPRIVHDAPTARTRQQVKKRERVQIKDHQERMLRGRELTEQRLKEQLMQKDQSQFPSLEKLHRVKEEMKDCERANAHPLLQLRTKSLIKLESLLEKSQAGDEWKTAVKPNQKKCLALPPFLRSHVRKIKDQ